The proteins below come from a single Nocardiopsis gilva YIM 90087 genomic window:
- a CDS encoding HNH endonuclease signature motif containing protein: MGEDLIQVLRGLDEVKLAAADAAGVFEARGGLVGSGQFRLSHWLQHTAHRSPAEARQLASLAHRSAHLEESEQAYQQGEISLAKLERIAHWVNEGLACRSVQRWPEAEAFAHTAEGPLLGLACEPGVTVWGLDQVGRRLRYTLDPARQEKEYQDRYAGRGARFIRGMDDSFHLEAWGDEASGDVLRNALDAFLAPPATEGEERSSYQRTHDALVEMCQTVVELPAEQAPRRRAGANPVALVVGLDLLQGQEGAGPAVSEYGTLWPASAARAHASDGVLRRVVCDPVSGQPLDVGYAQRLFSPAVRTALLVQRQRCAWEGGCDRLIAWCQADHKVAWWDGGPSDLSNAQPLCRFHNLEKEHRRARERGWAQRPRPRHRPHPPHPPPPRAPGGPELPHRTDRPDRGARPPAEDTGGGEGGADPPPDDTV, translated from the coding sequence GTGGGCGAGGACCTGATCCAGGTCCTGCGGGGCCTGGATGAGGTGAAGCTCGCTGCGGCCGATGCTGCGGGGGTGTTCGAGGCGCGTGGTGGGCTGGTGGGCTCGGGGCAGTTCAGGCTGTCGCATTGGTTGCAGCACACCGCGCACCGGTCTCCGGCCGAAGCGCGCCAGCTGGCGTCGTTGGCCCACCGCTCGGCGCATCTGGAGGAGTCCGAGCAGGCCTACCAGCAGGGCGAGATCTCTCTGGCGAAGCTGGAGCGCATCGCCCACTGGGTCAACGAGGGCCTGGCCTGCCGGTCGGTGCAGCGGTGGCCGGAGGCCGAGGCCTTCGCCCACACGGCTGAGGGTCCGTTGTTGGGGTTGGCGTGTGAGCCGGGGGTGACGGTGTGGGGCCTGGACCAGGTCGGACGGCGGTTGCGCTACACGTTGGACCCGGCGCGTCAGGAGAAGGAGTACCAGGACCGCTATGCGGGCCGGGGTGCGAGGTTTATCCGGGGGATGGATGACTCCTTCCACCTGGAGGCCTGGGGGGACGAGGCGTCGGGGGACGTGTTGCGCAACGCGCTGGACGCCTTTTTGGCCCCGCCGGCCACGGAGGGGGAGGAGCGCTCCTCCTACCAGCGCACCCATGACGCGTTGGTCGAGATGTGCCAGACCGTGGTGGAGCTGCCCGCCGAGCAGGCGCCGCGCCGCAGGGCCGGTGCCAACCCGGTGGCGTTGGTGGTCGGGCTCGACCTGCTGCAGGGCCAGGAGGGGGCGGGTCCGGCGGTCAGTGAGTACGGCACCCTGTGGCCGGCCTCGGCGGCCCGGGCGCACGCTTCGGATGGTGTGCTGCGGCGGGTGGTGTGTGATCCGGTCAGCGGGCAGCCGCTGGATGTGGGTTATGCCCAGCGGTTGTTCTCCCCGGCGGTGCGCACCGCTCTGCTGGTGCAGCGCCAGAGGTGTGCGTGGGAGGGTGGGTGCGACCGGCTGATCGCGTGGTGCCAGGCCGACCACAAGGTCGCCTGGTGGGACGGCGGCCCCTCGGACCTGTCCAACGCCCAACCACTCTGCCGGTTCCACAACCTGGAGAAGGAGCACCGCCGGGCGCGGGAGCGCGGCTGGGCCCAGCGGCCCCGCCCACGGCACAGGCCCCACCCGCCCCACCCCCCGCCGCCGCGGGCGCCGGGCGGTCCCGAGCTCCCCCACCGCACCGACCGCCCTGACCGGGGTGCGCGCCCGCCGGCTGAGGACACCGGCGGGGGTGAGGGCGGCGCTGATCCGCCACCGGATGACACTGTTTGA
- a CDS encoding NUDIX domain-containing protein yields the protein MTADPTANFARPRVAAGVLFFDEHDRVLMVVPSYKDYLDIPGGYIEHGETPREAAAREVREELGIAPPIGRLLVTDWAPNPKEGDKQLFIFDGGLLTHTYLDKIQPSPDELTGYEFHDVNAIHEATIPRLARRIVHATQARTEGTTRYLEHGEHIPG from the coding sequence GTGACAGCTGATCCCACTGCGAACTTTGCGCGCCCCCGAGTCGCCGCCGGCGTCCTGTTCTTCGACGAGCACGACAGAGTTCTCATGGTCGTCCCCTCCTACAAGGACTACCTCGATATCCCCGGCGGCTACATCGAACACGGAGAAACACCCAGAGAGGCCGCGGCCCGTGAGGTACGGGAGGAGCTCGGCATCGCTCCCCCAATCGGCCGACTCCTGGTCACCGACTGGGCACCCAATCCGAAGGAAGGCGACAAGCAGCTGTTCATCTTCGACGGCGGCCTACTCACCCACACCTACCTCGACAAGATCCAGCCGTCCCCTGACGAGCTGACCGGCTACGAGTTCCACGACGTCAACGCCATCCACGAAGCGACCATCCCCCGCCTGGCCCGACGTATCGTCCACGCAACCCAAGCCCGCACCGAGGGCACCACACGCTACCTCGAGCACGGCGAGCACATCCCCGGCTGA